In Paenibacillus sp. JQZ6Y-1, the following proteins share a genomic window:
- the efeB gene encoding iron uptake transporter deferrochelatase/peroxidase subunit — MSNHHSSTPPSDGQQNQQQQPAVQPEAATTPTNESQSKSVFTKPVSRRDMLRLAGASGVGLLLGSTGAFGLMAATGGSLQPAYDQPGSTENVTTGTEGGSDRYDFYGNQQAGIVTPSQNFMCFASFDVTASDVTSLKAMLQKWTVASASLMTGQLLDGQNENEHLPPADTGEAAGLSPSRLTITFGAGPSLFDSRFGLAGKKPAGFADLPAFNGDNLQPEWCGGDLAVQVCADDMQVAFHAMRNLIRIARGAAVLRWSQEGFQRSTTADPNNATPRNLMGFKDGTANPNIKDAAMMNEVVWVQPQDNAGWMTGGSYMAVRRIRMRIEVWDRSSLGDQEQTFGRYRVSGAPLGSQHEFDRGDMNAKDTSGQPVIPMNAHMRVARGDGTMQILRRPYSYSSGMDKVTGQLDAGLFFISYQRSLDKQFIPMQKRLSEIDALNEYTQHIGSATFACFPGVRQGGYIGDTLL, encoded by the coding sequence CAGTCTTTACCAAACCTGTAAGCCGCCGCGATATGCTGCGGCTTGCTGGCGCGTCTGGCGTTGGTCTGCTACTAGGCAGCACCGGCGCTTTTGGACTGATGGCAGCGACTGGCGGCAGTTTACAGCCTGCCTACGATCAGCCCGGCAGTACAGAAAATGTAACGACCGGAACAGAAGGCGGCAGCGATCGATACGACTTTTATGGCAATCAACAAGCAGGCATCGTGACGCCAAGCCAGAACTTTATGTGCTTTGCTTCCTTTGATGTTACGGCAAGCGATGTAACCAGTCTAAAAGCAATGCTGCAAAAATGGACGGTCGCTTCGGCTTCTCTCATGACCGGACAATTACTGGATGGGCAAAATGAAAACGAGCATCTGCCGCCCGCAGACACTGGCGAAGCCGCAGGCTTATCACCATCCCGACTGACGATTACATTTGGCGCGGGACCGAGTTTGTTTGACAGCCGTTTCGGACTAGCGGGTAAAAAACCTGCTGGATTCGCTGACTTGCCCGCCTTTAATGGGGACAATCTGCAACCAGAATGGTGTGGCGGCGATCTGGCAGTACAGGTATGTGCGGACGATATGCAGGTTGCTTTTCATGCAATGCGCAATCTGATCCGCATCGCGCGCGGCGCGGCGGTATTACGCTGGAGTCAGGAAGGCTTTCAGCGCAGCACTACAGCCGATCCGAACAATGCCACCCCGCGCAATCTGATGGGCTTCAAGGATGGAACCGCCAATCCGAATATCAAGGATGCTGCGATGATGAACGAGGTCGTCTGGGTACAGCCGCAGGATAATGCAGGCTGGATGACCGGCGGCAGCTATATGGCGGTACGACGTATCCGTATGCGTATCGAAGTATGGGATCGCTCCAGTTTGGGCGATCAGGAACAGACCTTTGGACGATATCGTGTCAGTGGCGCTCCACTTGGTTCGCAGCATGAATTTGACCGAGGCGATATGAATGCCAAGGATACTTCTGGACAGCCGGTCATTCCGATGAATGCCCATATGCGAGTTGCGCGCGGCGACGGCACGATGCAGATTTTGCGACGTCCATATTCGTATTCCAGCGGTATGGATAAAGTGACTGGACAGCTAGATGCGGGACTGTTTTTCATTAGCTACCAGCGCAGTCTGGATAAGCAGTTTATTCCGATGCAAAAGCGTCTGTCCGAAATTGATGCGCTGAACGAATATACGCAGCATATCGGTAGTGCCACCTTCGCCTGCTTCCCCGGCGTACGTCAGGGCGGTTATATCGGAGATACGCTGCTATAA
- a CDS encoding FTR1 family iron permease yields MRKHMLNIYTPYRIALLTTVFALFTLTLTNSLPANTVHTHQASPFSSFSASIAFAAESTPTADDLLPLVGSALVDAGQQKWSDANKELKQFADGWAKLDTSAASQQANDVNTALQTAQQALAQAESQPDAVTSALGKLARAVNSYAETANGTTSSSGDNATQANGPSAAGKQAVQEILPLTNTTLQHINAADWQAAQASYKQIVAAWPNVENAIRADNFTVYSQLETTMSMIRVALQAEPPRADQAKAQTQKLIDLFNQYTAGNIADSAPANGNVHLSDAVALLQQVQSSIQQQNAAQATTQMQQFITMWPLVEGEVQISSSSTYTSVENEMSEAQGYLVSTPPNWDQATTVVNTMLDELTPITSKTSYTFWDAAVILLREGLEAILVLAALLAYAKRSGSKQAGAWIWSGALSGLILSGIIAALFVYAFSQMASSGSTRELIEGITGLVAVVLMISVGNWLHQKANLKNWNSYIENQVSGAIARGSLWSLAAVSGLAILREGAETAIFYIGMAPAIAMSQLLLGIGLALVILIVIAVLIIRFSVKLPIRPFFLTATVLIYYLVFRFLGESIHSLQVAGKLSAHTITSMPSISWLGVYPTWETLIPQLIVLVFLVWRFVLPEMRSGRKQAA; encoded by the coding sequence ATGCGCAAACATATGCTGAATATTTATACCCCTTACCGGATCGCCCTGCTGACCACGGTGTTTGCACTGTTTACATTAACGCTCACCAATAGCCTTCCAGCAAACACTGTACACACCCATCAAGCATCACCGTTTTCCTCGTTCTCCGCCTCCATCGCCTTTGCAGCGGAAAGCACGCCAACTGCTGACGATCTGCTTCCACTCGTCGGGAGTGCACTCGTCGATGCAGGGCAGCAAAAATGGAGCGATGCTAATAAGGAACTGAAGCAGTTCGCTGACGGTTGGGCAAAGCTGGATACCTCGGCGGCATCTCAGCAGGCGAATGATGTGAACACTGCCTTACAAACAGCACAACAAGCGCTGGCACAGGCAGAGAGCCAACCGGATGCGGTAACATCCGCACTGGGCAAGCTTGCTCGTGCTGTTAATAGCTACGCGGAGACAGCCAATGGTACAACTTCCAGCAGTGGCGATAACGCTACCCAAGCCAATGGTCCGTCCGCAGCTGGTAAACAGGCGGTGCAGGAGATTTTGCCGCTAACGAATACGACGCTGCAACATATCAATGCAGCCGATTGGCAAGCAGCACAAGCCAGCTACAAGCAGATTGTCGCCGCTTGGCCAAATGTGGAAAATGCGATTCGTGCCGATAACTTTACCGTGTACAGTCAGCTGGAAACGACGATGAGCATGATCCGTGTGGCGCTGCAAGCCGAACCACCGCGCGCCGATCAAGCGAAAGCACAAACGCAAAAGCTGATCGATCTGTTCAATCAGTACACCGCTGGCAATATCGCCGATAGCGCTCCGGCAAATGGCAACGTGCATCTGAGCGATGCGGTCGCCCTACTGCAACAGGTGCAATCGTCCATTCAGCAGCAGAATGCAGCGCAAGCAACGACGCAGATGCAGCAATTCATTACGATGTGGCCGCTGGTGGAGGGTGAAGTACAGATTTCCTCTTCCTCCACGTATACCTCAGTTGAAAATGAAATGTCCGAAGCACAGGGTTATCTCGTCTCAACGCCGCCCAACTGGGATCAGGCGACAACGGTGGTCAACACCATGCTGGATGAATTAACTCCTATCACCTCCAAAACGTCGTATACGTTCTGGGATGCAGCGGTAATCCTGCTGCGCGAAGGTCTGGAAGCGATTCTCGTACTCGCCGCGCTGCTCGCTTATGCTAAACGCAGTGGCAGCAAGCAGGCGGGCGCTTGGATTTGGAGTGGTGCTTTGTCGGGTCTGATTCTGAGCGGTATTATCGCTGCGCTGTTTGTTTATGCCTTTTCACAAATGGCATCCAGCGGCAGCACGCGGGAGCTGATCGAGGGCATTACTGGTCTCGTAGCGGTTGTACTGATGATTAGTGTCGGTAATTGGCTTCATCAGAAAGCCAATTTAAAAAACTGGAACAGCTATATCGAGAATCAGGTCAGCGGTGCGATTGCACGCGGCAGCCTATGGTCGCTGGCGGCGGTATCAGGATTGGCGATTTTGCGTGAAGGTGCAGAGACGGCAATCTTCTATATTGGGATGGCACCAGCGATTGCGATGTCTCAGCTGCTGCTCGGTATCGGGCTGGCGCTGGTCATTCTGATCGTGATTGCTGTGCTGATTATCCGCTTCAGTGTGAAGCTGCCAATTCGCCCGTTCTTCCTGACGGCAACTGTGCTGATCTACTATCTCGTCTTCCGCTTCCTTGGCGAAAGTATTCACTCGCTGCAAGTCGCAGGCAAGCTGTCGGCACATACAATAACGAGTATGCCGTCGATCAGTTGGTTGGGCGTGTATCCGACATGGGAAACACTCATTCCGCAATTGATCGTGCTGGTGTTTCTCGTTTGGAGATTTGTGCTGCCAGAGATGCGCAGCGGACGTAAGCAAGCGGCTTGA
- a CDS encoding GNAT family N-acetyltransferase → MGKKKQLKMHKVGDEHLEQYVQLLRYVFQVTHQDLNNIGWEEAEILEVFASTLHQADVWGWFNEDKLISQVAVYPFQVRIFNTTYEMGGLTSVGTFPEYSGQGLMNKLLNKALENMRLKGQSISYLFPYSIPYYRRKGWEIISDKIVFEVNDYQLPKMKQVPGEVERFMAESDEVKQAYQHFAMQTHGALVRNELAWREYFMWDLDDLVAAIYYNEKREPEGYVLYWIADEVFHIKDMIFLNEEARIGLWNFVSAHFSMITKVQGNIHTSEPLAFLLEDADIHESISPYYMARIVDLEQFIAAYPFKPDTKERVWTFTMEDPLLSWNQGVFRLHISPEGQGKVERVSEPTDSRIDIQTMTTMLLGYKRPDYLRKIGRITCGADTLDMLEDAIEQQIPYFSDYF, encoded by the coding sequence ATGGGAAAAAAGAAACAGCTGAAAATGCACAAAGTCGGAGATGAACATCTGGAGCAATACGTACAACTGCTGCGTTATGTGTTTCAGGTGACGCATCAGGATTTGAACAATATCGGTTGGGAAGAAGCCGAGATTTTGGAAGTATTCGCATCGACCCTGCATCAAGCGGATGTATGGGGCTGGTTTAACGAGGACAAGCTGATCTCGCAGGTAGCGGTCTACCCGTTTCAGGTGCGGATCTTCAATACAACATACGAAATGGGCGGTCTGACCAGTGTCGGCACATTCCCCGAATATTCGGGTCAGGGGCTAATGAACAAATTGCTGAACAAAGCTTTGGAAAATATGCGGCTCAAGGGGCAATCGATCTCGTATCTGTTCCCGTATTCGATTCCGTATTATCGGCGCAAGGGCTGGGAGATCATCTCGGACAAAATCGTGTTTGAGGTGAACGATTACCAGCTGCCCAAGATGAAGCAGGTGCCGGGCGAGGTGGAGCGCTTCATGGCGGAGAGCGATGAGGTGAAGCAGGCGTACCAGCATTTTGCGATGCAGACGCATGGCGCGTTGGTGCGTAATGAACTGGCATGGCGGGAATATTTTATGTGGGATTTGGACGATCTCGTTGCCGCTATTTATTACAATGAAAAGCGCGAGCCGGAAGGCTATGTGCTGTACTGGATTGCAGATGAAGTGTTCCATATTAAGGATATGATTTTCCTAAATGAAGAAGCGCGGATCGGGTTGTGGAACTTTGTCAGTGCGCATTTCTCGATGATTACGAAGGTGCAGGGCAATATTCATACGAGTGAGCCGCTAGCGTTTCTGCTCGAGGATGCGGATATTCACGAGTCCATTTCCCCATACTATATGGCAAGAATCGTCGATCTAGAGCAGTTTATCGCTGCCTATCCGTTCAAGCCAGATACGAAGGAGCGAGTATGGACATTCACGATGGAAGACCCGCTGCTGTCATGGAATCAGGGTGTGTTCCGTTTGCATATTTCGCCGGAAGGTCAGGGTAAGGTAGAGCGTGTGAGCGAACCGACGGATTCGCGCATTGATATTCAGACGATGACGACGATGCTGCTCGGCTACAAGCGCCCTGATTATTTACGCAAAATCGGCAGAATTACCTGCGGCGCGGATACGCTCGATATGCTAGAAGATGCGATTGAGCAGCAGATTCCGTATTTCTCGGATTATTTCTAA
- a CDS encoding MurR/RpiR family transcriptional regulator, which translates to MSPILHVLEQGLDKLSPQERRLAHYILQQPSSIIRLGITQLATQCGISPATVTRFCKTFHFEGFPDFKMKLAAELAQQSIPGSYQDIIAGNPLSEIVKAIESNHVTSINDTTRLLSLPRLEQAVGYLIRARRIDLYGIATSSIVAQDFYQKLIRIGKNCTAFADSHMQITSASTLTSEDVALAISYSGETKETIDALSCAKENGATTLSITQYSSNPLSSVADISLFSSSLEKGIRRGDMASRIAQLHIIDILFTGMISAQFNDSVNKLELSYKNVRRYRKDSGG; encoded by the coding sequence GTGTCCCCGATACTTCATGTACTGGAACAGGGGCTGGATAAGCTGTCTCCGCAGGAACGTCGGCTTGCCCATTATATTTTACAACAGCCGTCGTCCATCATTCGGCTGGGGATCACGCAGCTGGCGACACAGTGCGGCATCAGCCCAGCGACAGTGACGCGTTTTTGCAAGACGTTTCATTTTGAAGGCTTTCCCGATTTTAAAATGAAGCTGGCTGCCGAGCTGGCGCAGCAATCGATCCCCGGTTCGTATCAGGACATCATCGCCGGGAATCCGCTGTCCGAGATCGTCAAAGCGATTGAGTCCAATCATGTGACCTCGATCAACGATACAACGCGGCTGCTCAGTCTGCCGCGGTTGGAGCAGGCAGTCGGTTATCTGATCCGTGCACGGCGCATTGATCTGTACGGCATCGCCACCTCGTCGATTGTGGCGCAGGACTTTTACCAGAAGCTCATTCGTATCGGTAAAAACTGCACCGCCTTCGCCGATTCGCATATGCAGATTACGTCCGCCTCTACCCTCACATCCGAGGATGTTGCGCTCGCCATCTCCTATTCTGGCGAGACTAAAGAAACGATTGACGCGCTCTCCTGCGCTAAGGAAAATGGAGCAACTACCCTGTCCATTACCCAGTACAGCTCCAATCCGCTGTCATCAGTCGCGGACATCTCACTGTTCTCCTCCTCACTAGAAAAAGGCATTCGGCGCGGCGATATGGCATCCCGCATCGCGCAGCTTCATATTATTGATATTCTATTCACCGGTATGATCAGCGCCCAGTTTAACGATTCGGTCAACAAGCTGGAGCTGTCTTATAAAAATGTGCGGCGTTACCGCAAAGACTCAGGAGGTTGA
- the nagB gene encoding glucosamine-6-phosphate deaminase: MVNLVKVGNEQDFGKVAAYIVSSLVQTSPRAVLGLATGGTPVGLYKELIAIYNQGVISFEKVKTFNLDEYVGLPTDHPASYRTFMNEHLFNHIDILPENTHVPNGQAADPAQECRRYDEMLSEASIDLQVLGIGHNGHIGFNEPGNELVPSTHVVDLLPETREANARYFNSIDEVPTQAITMGVGTIMKSRQILLMVRGADKAEIIHRALTGPITTLCPASLLQLHPNVTVLMDAEAGRLFQQ; this comes from the coding sequence ATGGTAAATTTGGTCAAGGTAGGCAATGAACAGGATTTTGGTAAAGTAGCAGCATATATCGTATCCAGTCTGGTGCAAACATCTCCACGCGCGGTACTTGGTCTGGCAACAGGCGGTACACCAGTCGGATTATATAAAGAACTGATCGCTATTTACAATCAAGGCGTAATCAGCTTTGAAAAGGTAAAAACCTTCAATCTGGACGAATACGTGGGATTGCCGACGGATCATCCAGCTTCGTATCGTACCTTTATGAATGAGCATCTATTTAACCATATCGATATTTTGCCGGAAAATACGCATGTGCCAAACGGGCAGGCGGCTGATCCAGCTCAGGAATGTCGTCGATACGACGAAATGCTATCCGAAGCATCCATTGATCTGCAAGTACTCGGTATCGGGCACAACGGACATATCGGCTTCAACGAGCCGGGCAATGAACTGGTGCCAAGCACGCATGTGGTCGATCTGCTGCCAGAAACGCGCGAGGCGAATGCTCGTTATTTTAACTCCATCGACGAAGTGCCAACACAAGCGATCACAATGGGCGTCGGTACAATTATGAAATCGCGTCAGATTCTGCTGATGGTACGCGGTGCAGACAAAGCGGAGATCATCCACCGTGCATTGACCGGTCCAATCACCACTCTCTGCCCAGCATCGCTGCTGCAATTGCACCCGAACGTAACCGTACTGATGGATGCGGAGGCTGGGAGGTTATTTCAGCAATGA
- the nagA gene encoding N-acetylglucosamine-6-phosphate deacetylase, with the protein MTHTDDSNATPVPTSFRIVNGKIVTPEQVIENGTLIVENGVITYVGTAMEQGTDTVSTPSADTGDASPSATDTIPVYDAKGGLVLPGFVDIHVHGGMGQDFMDSNPEVLDTITTFHAGQGTTSILATTMTAPRADIDRVLEQVHAYVQQGDMPGAQVVGVHLEGPFISPKWPGAQNPGHIVLPNVQWLEEWHAAYPGLIKQLTLAPEREGALEVIAWLRAHNITAAAGHTDATYEQIMDAVDAGLNHAVHTFNAMTPLHHRKPGTAGAVLSTQAIHAEIIADGIHVHPAAVSLLAQLKQQNNLILITDAMSAAGLGDGDYMLGDQPVKVINGVATLPEDSGTLAGSRLTMIEGFRFLVEQAGLSILQASQAASGNPARQLNLYEQFGSLEIGKQGDVLVLDEQMALQHVFIKGRTFVG; encoded by the coding sequence ATGACCCATACCGATGATTCAAACGCAACACCCGTCCCCACTTCCTTTCGCATCGTCAATGGCAAGATTGTAACGCCGGAGCAGGTAATCGAGAACGGAACGCTGATTGTAGAAAACGGTGTGATTACGTATGTAGGAACAGCGATGGAACAGGGTACTGATACGGTCTCTACTCCAAGTGCAGATACAGGCGATGCATCCCCATCTGCTACAGATACCATCCCTGTATATGATGCCAAAGGCGGCTTGGTATTACCGGGCTTTGTGGATATTCATGTGCATGGCGGCATGGGGCAGGACTTTATGGATTCCAATCCCGAAGTGCTGGACACCATTACTACGTTCCATGCTGGACAAGGTACTACGTCGATTCTGGCGACAACAATGACTGCGCCGCGTGCAGATATTGACCGGGTATTAGAGCAAGTACATGCGTATGTACAACAAGGCGATATGCCGGGCGCACAGGTTGTCGGTGTGCATTTGGAAGGTCCGTTTATTAGCCCAAAATGGCCGGGTGCGCAAAATCCGGGTCATATCGTGCTGCCAAATGTGCAATGGCTAGAAGAATGGCATGCCGCATATCCGGGGCTGATCAAGCAATTGACGCTCGCACCGGAGCGCGAAGGCGCGCTGGAAGTGATTGCATGGCTGCGCGCGCACAATATTACTGCTGCCGCTGGTCATACGGATGCCACGTACGAGCAGATCATGGACGCGGTGGATGCCGGGCTGAATCATGCGGTGCATACCTTCAATGCCATGACCCCACTGCATCATCGCAAGCCCGGAACGGCTGGTGCTGTACTCAGTACGCAAGCGATTCACGCCGAGATCATCGCCGATGGCATTCACGTCCATCCGGCAGCCGTGTCTCTGCTGGCACAGCTCAAGCAGCAAAACAACCTGATCCTGATCACTGATGCCATGTCCGCCGCTGGTCTGGGCGACGGCGATTACATGCTAGGCGATCAGCCAGTCAAAGTGATCAACGGCGTTGCCACATTGCCAGAGGATAGCGGCACACTGGCGGGCAGTCGGTTGACGATGATCGAGGGTTTTCGTTTTCTGGTGGAGCAGGCGGGACTATCGATCTTGCAGGCTTCCCAAGCAGCAAGCGGCAATCCGGCGCGTCAGTTGAATCTGTACGAGCAGTTTGGCAGCTTAGAAATTGGCAAGCAAGGCGATGTGCTGGTGTTGGATGAGCAGATGGCATTGCAGCATGTGTTTATTAAAGGTCGGACGTTTGTCGGGTAA
- a CDS encoding N-acetylmuramoyl-L-alanine amidase family protein, which yields MKNSIWIVLFSMLLFVFIPIPTHAATDQTRIMLDGQELDLPKDIGVVNVQNNIMIPIRVVAEHLKFTVNWNQSTQIVNIQQGESSVALTVGKNEASIRNRTVQLNVAPQLMNNTVVVPLRFVSEAMGLDVSWNNSDKIVTLSSPVPNISPPVLENPNDTTTNLIQEINYANDQLVVSLDHETTPVITTLKNPNRIVLDFPSTNFGNMKNVPAVGAMERLDTSSFPNIKDIRYSLYKHDPAQVRIVIELTNVGAIQYQQQTSTGKFILDLSMLNNSAPLPAINNGKKVVVIDAGHGGTDPGTTSITQKHEKDFTLALSLKVQNLLQQEPNIELIMTRETDVYPTRSERVKLANDLQADVFVSIHANSVLLSPQAKGTETYYYQRESSKELATIIHEKLIQALGFTDRGVKNESFQVIRETKMAAALLEIGFLSNSEEEQAMMSKENQNKAAQAIVDGIKEYLEL from the coding sequence ATGAAAAACAGTATATGGATCGTGCTTTTTAGTATGCTTTTGTTTGTATTCATTCCCATACCTACTCATGCAGCTACCGATCAGACAAGAATCATGTTGGATGGTCAAGAGCTTGATTTACCCAAAGATATTGGAGTCGTTAATGTACAAAATAATATTATGATTCCCATTCGAGTCGTTGCTGAACATTTAAAGTTTACTGTCAATTGGAATCAAAGTACACAAATCGTGAATATCCAACAAGGAGAAAGCTCCGTTGCATTGACGGTCGGAAAAAACGAAGCGTCTATAAGAAATCGCACTGTCCAACTTAACGTAGCTCCTCAATTAATGAACAATACGGTTGTGGTTCCTTTACGCTTTGTCAGCGAAGCGATGGGTCTAGACGTTAGTTGGAATAATAGCGATAAAATCGTGACTTTATCCAGCCCTGTACCTAACATATCTCCACCTGTCTTGGAGAATCCTAACGATACAACAACCAATCTTATACAGGAAATAAATTATGCCAACGATCAACTAGTCGTCTCATTGGATCACGAAACGACGCCAGTTATTACTACGCTTAAAAATCCTAATCGCATTGTTCTAGACTTCCCTTCTACTAATTTTGGGAATATGAAAAATGTTCCTGCTGTAGGAGCAATGGAGCGCTTGGACACTAGCTCTTTTCCAAATATAAAGGACATCCGCTATTCCCTGTATAAACATGATCCTGCTCAGGTTCGTATTGTCATCGAACTTACAAATGTAGGTGCCATTCAATACCAGCAGCAGACCAGCACAGGCAAATTTATATTGGATTTGAGTATGCTGAACAATTCTGCACCTCTCCCCGCTATAAATAATGGCAAAAAGGTCGTCGTTATTGATGCAGGGCATGGAGGAACCGATCCCGGCACAACAAGCATCACGCAAAAACACGAAAAGGATTTTACTCTTGCGTTAAGTCTCAAAGTTCAAAATCTGTTGCAACAGGAACCTAATATTGAGTTAATCATGACTCGAGAAACAGATGTTTATCCTACGCGATCAGAAAGAGTGAAACTGGCGAATGATCTTCAAGCCGATGTATTCGTATCCATCCATGCGAATAGCGTCCTGCTCTCTCCTCAGGCCAAAGGAACAGAGACATACTATTACCAACGTGAAAGTAGTAAAGAGTTAGCAACAATCATTCACGAAAAATTGATTCAAGCTTTAGGATTTACGGATCGCGGGGTCAAAAATGAAAGTTTCCAAGTGATTCGCGAAACCAAAATGGCGGCTGCTCTTTTGGAAATTGGATTTTTAAGTAACAGCGAAGAAGAACAAGCGATGATGTCCAAAGAGAATCAGAATAAAGCGGCTCAAGCTATTGTGGATGGAATCAAAGAATACTTGGAGTTGTAG
- a CDS encoding GerMN domain-containing protein encodes MKKGMYVALVICAVSIFSVACIDKPASNMVQGSNPVSSEAVSTTSPDKTNEQSQEINVYYADVQVSKLEEHTQTIVFNDDTQKYSATYAALQDSKQKDLIPLWGTIDLRSDTFAQGKLTLDIHIPNEARLGAGGEALAIEALKKTFFQFNEVTSIEVLVDGKETDSLMGHTELTNPITRE; translated from the coding sequence ATGAAAAAAGGAATGTATGTAGCATTGGTCATTTGTGCGGTAAGTATATTTTCGGTAGCTTGTATAGATAAGCCTGCTTCCAATATGGTTCAAGGTTCTAATCCTGTAAGCAGTGAAGCTGTATCGACTACTTCTCCAGATAAAACAAACGAACAGTCTCAAGAAATTAACGTTTATTATGCTGACGTTCAAGTATCAAAATTGGAAGAACATACTCAAACTATCGTCTTCAACGATGATACACAAAAATACAGTGCAACCTACGCTGCTCTCCAAGACAGCAAGCAAAAAGATCTTATTCCTTTATGGGGAACGATTGATTTGCGCTCAGATACGTTTGCTCAAGGGAAACTGACATTGGATATTCATATCCCCAATGAAGCAAGATTAGGAGCTGGCGGAGAAGCATTAGCAATCGAGGCTTTGAAAAAAACATTCTTTCAGTTTAACGAAGTCACCAGTATCGAAGTACTCGTTGATGGAAAAGAAACGGACAGCTTAATGGGACATACGGAACTAACCAATCCCATCACTCGCGAATAA
- a CDS encoding DUF4340 domain-containing protein, which yields MVKKLLPSIILLLILAAGVGYAYSQNFFQKQEDTAATPAESKLLTVEDSAVQSITIRSNTGDRSNSSGVMNTGNAAEKKDTSTVRLEQKNGQWSMTSPAAYPINMYMIDDWLSTLKAATVHSTVEEQPSDVSKYGLHADQPNMTLTTKDGQTYTLLFGDEVPTKGYYYARLNDGPIIELSEQSINDLSGTAFQFIDTTPIGWDDEQLSKVVWKSSAPSADWTLTHKANSADPSQDEWTLNGKSLTSDLAGNITDAIKNMPTAELPVPASQVQSYKQLLTLDVQLLNGEKTTVQHYTGWQSPQDRNHIWIVEPSGKWAYQLTADNISTAAQSADSASSSSEKK from the coding sequence ATGGTCAAAAAGCTACTGCCCTCGATTATCCTGCTGCTTATTCTAGCAGCAGGTGTCGGCTACGCATATTCCCAGAATTTTTTCCAAAAGCAAGAAGACACTGCGGCAACACCGGCAGAGAGCAAGCTGCTGACGGTGGAAGATAGCGCGGTACAAAGTATTACGATTCGCTCCAATACAGGAGATAGAAGCAATTCTTCCGGTGTCATGAATACTGGAAATGCAGCCGAAAAGAAGGATACTTCTACTGTCCGATTGGAGCAAAAGAACGGACAATGGAGCATGACGTCACCCGCTGCGTATCCGATCAACATGTATATGATCGACGATTGGTTGAGCACGCTCAAGGCGGCAACCGTACACAGCACGGTTGAAGAACAGCCGTCCGATGTATCCAAATACGGATTACATGCAGACCAGCCGAATATGACGCTTACTACCAAGGATGGGCAAACCTATACGTTGCTGTTTGGTGACGAAGTACCAACCAAAGGTTATTATTACGCTCGTTTGAACGATGGTCCGATTATCGAATTATCGGAGCAAAGCATCAATGACCTGTCCGGTACGGCATTCCAGTTTATCGACACTACGCCGATTGGCTGGGATGACGAACAACTGAGTAAGGTAGTTTGGAAAAGCAGCGCTCCGTCTGCGGACTGGACACTGACCCATAAAGCCAACAGCGCTGATCCGTCCCAAGATGAGTGGACGCTGAACGGCAAATCGCTAACGAGCGATCTGGCAGGCAATATTACGGATGCGATCAAGAACATGCCAACCGCTGAGTTGCCTGTACCAGCATCGCAGGTGCAGTCGTACAAGCAGTTACTAACGCTGGATGTGCAACTGCTGAATGGCGAGAAGACAACGGTACAGCATTACACCGGCTGGCAATCGCCGCAGGATCGGAATCATATTTGGATTGTTGAGCCGAGTGGGAAGTGGGCGTACCAGTTGACGGCGGATAATATCTCTACCGCTGCGCAATCGGCTGATAGTGCGAGTTCATCCTCTGAGAAGAAATAA